The following coding sequences are from one Aliarcobacter skirrowii CCUG 10374 window:
- a CDS encoding D-alanine--D-alanine ligase translates to MKIAIVFGGISFEHEISIVSSIAMKDVLKDELIYIFIDKDRDLYEIPSSKINSKLFSSAEYLKFDKVFLKKGGFYKVSGLFKKEQNIDFDVVLNLSHGGDGEDGVLSSVLDFYNIPFIAPRTEACVVSSNKFITKGYAQSVDVKTLPYKYYTKNDSIKVDMFPVILKPVKLGSSIGVSIVKNQEELAYALDVAFEFDDAIIIEPFISGVKEYNLAGTKVNGEFIFSIIEEPQKAEFLDFDKKYLDFSRTSKALEVDLGEKLNSEIKESFKKIYNTLFEGSIIRCDFFVVEDKVYLNEINSIPGSMANYLFEDFQDLFTKVASNLPKKKFIPINYEYVNKIQVAKGK, encoded by the coding sequence ATGAAAATAGCAATAGTTTTTGGTGGTATAAGTTTTGAGCATGAGATTTCAATAGTAAGTTCAATTGCCATGAAAGATGTTTTAAAAGATGAGTTAATATATATATTTATAGATAAAGATAGAGATTTATATGAGATTCCAAGTTCTAAAATAAATTCAAAACTATTTAGTAGTGCAGAGTACTTAAAATTTGATAAAGTTTTTTTAAAAAAGGGTGGATTTTATAAAGTATCTGGACTATTTAAAAAAGAGCAAAATATTGATTTTGATGTGGTTTTAAATCTATCACATGGTGGAGATGGAGAAGATGGAGTTTTATCTTCAGTTTTAGATTTTTATAATATCCCTTTTATAGCTCCAAGAACAGAAGCTTGTGTAGTTAGTTCAAATAAATTTATTACAAAAGGATATGCACAAAGTGTTGATGTAAAAACTCTACCTTACAAATACTATACAAAAAATGATAGTATAAAAGTTGATATGTTTCCAGTTATCTTAAAACCAGTAAAGCTAGGTAGCTCTATTGGAGTATCTATTGTAAAAAATCAAGAAGAGTTAGCTTATGCTCTTGATGTTGCTTTTGAGTTTGATGATGCAATTATAATTGAGCCTTTTATTAGTGGAGTAAAAGAGTATAACCTAGCTGGTACAAAAGTAAATGGAGAGTTTATTTTCTCAATTATTGAGGAGCCCCAAAAAGCTGAGTTTTTGGATTTTGATAAAAAATATTTAGATTTTTCAAGAACATCAAAAGCTTTAGAGGTTGATTTAGGTGAGAAATTAAACAGTGAGATAAAAGAGAGTTTTAAAAAAATTTACAACACTCTTTTTGAAGGTTCAATAATAAGATGTGATTTTTTTGTAGTTGAAGATAAAGTATATTTAAATGAGATAAACTCAATTCCAGGATCTATGGCAAACTATTTGTTTGAAGATTTTCAAGATCTTTTTACAAAAGTTGCTTCAAATTTACCTAAAAAGAAGTTTATTCCTATAAATTATGAGTATGTAAATAAAATTCAAGTTGCAAAAGGAAAGTAG
- the ruvA gene encoding Holliday junction branch migration protein RuvA: MIVGLIGKVVKKEPTVIHLNVNGVIYEVFVSLNCSSKIISDEVKFEITEIIREDAHNLYGFLDSNEKKLFDTVIKINGVGPKVALAICSTFTPSSFAQIVSSSDVNMLKRVPGIGPKGASRILVELSGFVVETNSSSDIPNINLEASLALESLGFKKDLISTILKTCTSSTTSELVREALKKLQK, translated from the coding sequence TTGATAGTAGGATTAATAGGTAAAGTTGTGAAAAAAGAGCCAACAGTTATACATTTAAATGTAAATGGAGTTATTTATGAAGTTTTTGTATCTTTAAATTGTAGTTCAAAAATTATTTCTGATGAAGTTAAGTTTGAGATTACTGAGATTATAAGAGAAGATGCACACAATTTATATGGTTTTTTAGATTCAAATGAAAAAAAACTTTTTGATACAGTTATTAAAATAAATGGAGTAGGACCAAAAGTTGCACTTGCAATCTGCTCTACATTTACACCAAGTTCTTTTGCTCAAATTGTATCTTCAAGTGATGTAAATATGTTAAAAAGAGTTCCAGGAATTGGTCCAAAAGGTGCTAGTAGAATATTAGTAGAGCTTAGTGGATTTGTTGTTGAGACAAATAGTAGTAGCGATATTCCAAATATTAATCTTGAAGCTTCACTAGCTTTAGAATCACTAGGATTTAAAAAAGATTTAATTTCAACTATCTTAAAAACTTGTACAAGCTCAACAACTTCTGAATTAGTTAGAGAAGCACTTAAAAAATTACAAAAATAA
- a CDS encoding thiamine-phosphate kinase: protein MNKEQFFINSIQNSKYNGDDGAFIDGYVYSMDAFFEDVHFKKDWFTLKQIAYKSMLVNISDAIAMNAKPKYALISIAIPKYYTNEDLQELANGFKKAAKDFDFEIIGGDTIENYKLDISITIISKTSKPIYRSGVKEGDYLCYTGKLGDSKKDLEALLSGKKIKKSSKFIKPVLKADFFYEASKYINASMDISDGLFLDLEKLSIASNIGFDIFRKIDDNIASSGEEYEILFSCSQKNLKKIEQIAKKHKTKLNFFAKAVKGSFRTNLSNHHFKN, encoded by the coding sequence ATGAATAAAGAACAATTTTTTATAAATAGTATACAAAATAGTAAATACAACGGCGATGATGGTGCGTTTATAGATGGGTATGTTTACTCCATGGATGCTTTTTTTGAAGATGTACACTTTAAAAAAGATTGGTTTACATTAAAACAAATAGCATATAAATCAATGCTTGTAAATATATCTGATGCAATTGCTATGAATGCAAAACCAAAATATGCACTAATAAGCATAGCTATTCCAAAATATTATACAAATGAAGATTTACAAGAGCTTGCAAATGGATTTAAAAAAGCAGCCAAAGATTTTGATTTTGAAATTATTGGTGGCGATACAATTGAAAATTATAAATTAGATATTAGTATTACAATTATTTCAAAAACTTCAAAACCTATATATAGAAGTGGTGTAAAAGAGGGTGATTATCTCTGTTATACAGGAAAATTAGGAGATAGTAAAAAAGATTTAGAGGCTTTATTAAGCGGAAAAAAAATTAAAAAATCATCTAAATTTATAAAACCAGTTCTAAAAGCTGATTTTTTTTATGAGGCTTCAAAATATATAAATGCTTCTATGGATATTAGTGATGGATTGTTTTTAGATTTAGAAAAACTCTCAATTGCTTCAAATATTGGATTTGATATTTTTAGAAAAATTGATGATAATATTGCTAGTTCTGGTGAAGAGTATGAGATACTTTTTTCATGTAGTCAAAAAAATCTAAAAAAGATTGAGCAAATAGCAAAAAAGCATAAAACAAAATTGAACTTCTTTGCAAAAGCTGTAAAAGGAAGTTTTAGAACAAATCTTTCAAACCACCATTTTAAAAATTAA
- a CDS encoding pyrimidine/purine nucleoside phosphorylase, with translation MDYFRGVSIAKAANILYDGNITSRAITFEDGSKKTLGIMLPGEYELNTVNKEIIDIQRGSLELLLPASDWVKYEGPASFEVPENTKFKLRVHSLVDYCCSFIKN, from the coding sequence ATGGATTATTTTAGAGGTGTTTCTATTGCTAAAGCTGCAAATATTTTATATGATGGAAACATTACAAGCAGAGCAATTACATTTGAAGATGGTTCAAAAAAGACTTTAGGAATTATGCTACCTGGTGAGTATGAGTTAAATACTGTTAATAAAGAGATTATAGATATTCAAAGAGGAAGTTTAGAGTTACTTCTACCAGCATCTGATTGGGTTAAATATGAAGGACCTGCATCTTTTGAAGTTCCAGAGAATACAAAATTTAAACTAAGAGTTCACTCACTAGTTGATTACTGTTGCTCTTTTATAAAAAACTAA
- a CDS encoding methyl-accepting chemotaxis protein translates to MLDFITKKISNKIMVALFLLTFLSSSFIVYSTTTKVTEDSISNAKESLEMLNASIFQTLRNTMNTGDPDLIAKAEEEARQIKGVKQLVVAKSKALMELYPTTVPYTEDPKVLESFESKENQLIQTNDADGHNIRMIKPMIATAECMMCHANQEIGDVIGVMDLTFSLAETDEKISNLLKDISIASTILGLITITLIFFIVKRATSPIESLKNGFEELLASNDTNIKLNVKTDDEIGEVANLFNSYMNKVRDGLKQDEIVIEEVNDVIEKTANGFFVYKVENRASNIHVEDLKNKLNLMIERTKETLDKINEALRNYAESKYDYILKDDDIFGNLGSLASGIKLVGNNTSELLAIVMNTGNALKDSTQTLSDTSLRLKSSSAEQAASLEETSAALEEITATIQANTQAAVQMAQLAQNLSLSAKKGQDLANQTSKSMDDINKEVSSINEAIEVIDQIAFQTNILSLNAAVEAATAGEAGKGFAVVAQEVRNLANRSAEAAREIKEIVEKATQKASQGKSIANNMIDGYSELNNNISNTLTTIESVATASKEQEVGILQINDAIGSLDKSTQKNAQVAEQISNMANSIAYMSSYLVTAASRTSFLEESLEKVYDVDLVFDTALLKVNILKSKDEVYSKLGNQKSFQVANSNYVKDWLNSEENYNKIKDENILDSINKLNLKFHSSLQDLVNSNAAKDKNDILNATANRVEKSTNELFESLDNIKTSNKSSTPFAKFILNV, encoded by the coding sequence ATGTTGGATTTTATAACAAAAAAGATTAGTAATAAAATTATGGTTGCGCTTTTTTTACTTACTTTTCTAAGTAGCAGTTTTATCGTTTATTCTACAACTACAAAGGTAACTGAAGACTCTATATCAAATGCAAAAGAGAGTTTGGAGATGTTAAATGCATCAATATTTCAAACTTTAAGAAATACAATGAATACAGGAGATCCTGATTTAATAGCAAAAGCAGAAGAAGAGGCTAGACAGATAAAAGGTGTTAAGCAGTTAGTTGTAGCAAAAAGTAAAGCTTTAATGGAACTATATCCAACAACAGTTCCCTATACAGAAGATCCAAAAGTTTTAGAGAGCTTTGAATCAAAAGAAAATCAGTTAATTCAAACAAATGATGCCGATGGTCATAATATTAGAATGATTAAACCAATGATTGCTACAGCCGAGTGTATGATGTGTCACGCAAACCAAGAGATTGGTGATGTAATTGGTGTTATGGATTTAACTTTCTCTCTTGCAGAAACGGATGAAAAAATAAGTAATTTATTAAAAGATATCTCTATAGCTTCAACAATTTTGGGGCTTATTACAATAACTTTAATTTTCTTTATTGTAAAAAGAGCTACAAGTCCAATAGAGAGCCTAAAAAATGGTTTTGAAGAGCTTCTTGCATCAAATGATACAAATATAAAACTAAATGTAAAAACGGATGATGAGATTGGAGAGGTTGCAAATTTATTTAACTCATATATGAATAAAGTAAGAGATGGATTAAAACAAGATGAGATTGTAATTGAAGAGGTTAATGATGTTATAGAGAAGACTGCAAATGGATTTTTTGTTTATAAAGTTGAAAATAGAGCTTCAAATATTCATGTAGAAGATTTAAAAAATAAATTAAATTTAATGATTGAAAGAACAAAAGAGACTTTAGACAAAATAAATGAAGCCTTAAGAAATTATGCTGAATCAAAATATGACTATATTTTAAAAGATGATGATATTTTTGGAAACCTAGGATCACTTGCAAGTGGTATCAAACTTGTAGGAAACAATACTTCAGAGCTTCTTGCTATTGTTATGAATACAGGAAATGCTCTAAAAGATAGTACACAAACACTTTCAGATACATCTTTAAGACTTAAAAGCTCATCAGCTGAACAAGCTGCTAGCTTAGAAGAGACATCTGCTGCACTTGAAGAGATAACTGCAACAATTCAAGCAAATACTCAAGCAGCTGTTCAAATGGCACAGCTAGCACAAAATTTAAGTCTATCTGCTAAAAAAGGTCAAGATTTAGCGAATCAAACATCTAAATCTATGGATGACATAAATAAAGAGGTTAGCTCTATAAATGAAGCTATTGAGGTAATTGATCAAATAGCATTCCAAACAAATATCTTAAGTCTAAACGCAGCAGTTGAAGCAGCAACTGCTGGTGAAGCTGGAAAAGGTTTTGCTGTTGTTGCTCAAGAGGTGCGAAATCTAGCAAATAGAAGTGCAGAAGCTGCAAGAGAGATTAAAGAGATTGTAGAAAAAGCGACTCAAAAAGCAAGTCAAGGTAAGAGTATTGCTAATAATATGATTGATGGATATAGCGAATTAAATAACAATATTTCAAACACTTTAACTACTATTGAAAGTGTGGCAACTGCTTCAAAAGAGCAAGAAGTTGGGATATTACAAATTAATGATGCAATTGGCTCTTTAGATAAATCTACACAAAAAAATGCACAGGTTGCTGAACAGATATCAAATATGGCAAATTCAATTGCATATATGTCAAGTTATTTAGTAACTGCAGCTTCAAGAACATCATTTCTTGAAGAGAGTTTAGAAAAGGTTTATGATGTAGATTTAGTATTTGATACAGCTTTATTAAAGGTTAATATTCTAAAAAGTAAAGATGAAGTATATTCAAAACTTGGAAATCAAAAATCGTTTCAAGTAGCTAACAGTAACTATGTTAAAGATTGGCTAAATAGTGAAGAGAACTACAATAAAATAAAAGATGAGAATATATTGGATAGTATAAATAAGTTAAATCTTAAATTCCATTCAAGCCTTCAAGATTTAGTAAATTCAAATGCTGCTAAAGATAAAAATGATATTTTAAATGCTACTGCAAACAGAGTTGAAAAAAGTACAAATGAACTATTTGAGAGTTTAGACAATATTAAAACTAGCAATAAAAGTTCAACTCCATTTGCTAAATTTATATTAAATGTTTAA
- a CDS encoding alpha/beta fold hydrolase encodes MALKSINVDGKVFDISYEIVNPNAKKDIVFLHGWGSNKEIMKKAFGTFLSSYRHIYIDMPGFGNSENIYELTTADYAQIIKEFLKKLDSDFFAVAGHSFGGKVATLLNPQNLILLSSAGVLEKKPLKVRLKISLAKFFNKVKLKSITKRFRSKDVVKMSENMYKTFKNVVDEDFTPIFAKQINKTLIFWGLEDKATSIKSGEKISNIIENSIFYKLSGDHYFFLKHSKQICEIIEYELF; translated from the coding sequence TTGGCACTAAAAAGCATAAATGTTGATGGAAAAGTTTTTGATATATCTTATGAGATAGTAAATCCAAATGCAAAAAAAGATATAGTTTTTCTTCATGGTTGGGGTTCAAATAAAGAGATTATGAAAAAAGCATTTGGAACTTTTTTAAGTTCTTACAGGCACATATATATAGATATGCCAGGATTTGGAAATAGTGAGAATATATATGAACTTACAACAGCAGATTATGCACAAATAATAAAAGAGTTTTTAAAAAAATTGGATTCAGATTTTTTTGCAGTTGCAGGACACTCATTTGGTGGTAAAGTTGCAACTTTATTAAATCCACAAAATTTAATTTTATTAAGTAGTGCTGGAGTTTTAGAGAAAAAACCACTAAAAGTTAGATTAAAGATATCTTTAGCCAAATTTTTTAATAAAGTTAAGTTAAAAAGTATAACAAAAAGATTTAGAAGTAAAGATGTAGTAAAAATGAGTGAAAATATGTACAAAACATTTAAAAATGTTGTAGATGAGGATTTTACTCCTATTTTTGCAAAACAGATAAATAAAACACTTATATTTTGGGGATTAGAAGATAAAGCCACTTCTATAAAATCAGGAGAAAAAATTTCAAATATTATAGAGAATTCAATTTTCTATAAATTAAGTGGAGATCACTACTTCTTTTTAAAACACTCAAAACAGATATGCGAAATAATAGAATATGAACTATTTTAA
- a CDS encoding Mur ligase family protein: protein MNYFNFFINFIAIFALSWYLILNLQWYNYKLQRVVLNHHKKVWHLFYFILPLLLWIVLKEIYFAPILILYLIALYFWAKKLDRSLVYTKRVQRFFIILTIILIFGYFFASKIYFLFAIFLTILLSNLTEKLMFNFYKKIAKRRLNSIKDLKIVAITASYGKTSIKNFLYHILKNHFNTYKTPRSVNTIAGLVLDVNMDLPSNTQIYIAEAGARVKGDIKTIANFLEPQICVVGTIGEQHIEYFKSLENIQNTKKELLSSKRLEKAFVHKSADAKESLNIDIFPKNLEILDSSLDGIRFSFEINDKKEEFFAPILGSFNAINLSAVILVANYLKIDIKSIKDSLKTLPQVEHRLQKIEANGKVIIDDSFNGNFEGMIEAFNLCKTYSGRKVIITPGLVESTIEANKKIALKIDEVFDFVILTGSLNIEVLSQNINKEKVFILKDKSQMQNILASSTKSGDLILFANDAPNFI, encoded by the coding sequence ATGAACTATTTTAATTTTTTTATCAATTTTATAGCTATTTTTGCTCTCTCTTGGTATTTAATACTAAATCTTCAATGGTATAACTATAAGTTACAAAGGGTTGTTTTAAATCATCATAAAAAAGTTTGGCATCTTTTTTATTTTATTCTTCCATTACTTTTATGGATAGTATTAAAAGAGATATACTTTGCACCAATTTTAATTTTATATTTAATCGCACTATATTTTTGGGCAAAAAAACTTGATAGAAGTTTGGTTTACACAAAAAGAGTTCAAAGATTTTTTATAATATTAACTATAATATTAATTTTTGGATACTTTTTTGCTTCAAAAATCTACTTTTTATTTGCTATTTTTTTAACAATATTATTATCAAATCTTACAGAAAAATTAATGTTTAATTTTTATAAAAAAATTGCAAAAAGAAGACTAAATAGCATAAAAGATTTAAAAATTGTTGCAATTACAGCATCTTATGGAAAAACATCTATAAAAAACTTTTTATACCATATTTTAAAAAATCATTTTAATACTTACAAAACTCCAAGAAGTGTAAATACAATTGCAGGGCTTGTTTTAGATGTAAATATGGATTTACCTTCAAATACTCAAATTTATATAGCAGAAGCAGGAGCTAGAGTAAAAGGTGATATTAAAACAATAGCAAACTTTCTTGAACCTCAAATTTGTGTAGTTGGAACGATTGGAGAGCAACATATTGAGTATTTTAAAAGTTTAGAAAATATTCAAAATACAAAAAAAGAGTTATTAAGTTCAAAAAGATTAGAGAAAGCATTTGTTCATAAAAGTGCAGATGCAAAAGAGTCTTTAAATATTGATATTTTTCCAAAAAATTTAGAGATTTTAGATAGTAGTTTAGATGGAATTAGATTTAGTTTTGAGATAAATGATAAAAAAGAGGAGTTTTTTGCCCCAATTTTAGGAAGTTTTAATGCTATAAATTTAAGTGCTGTGATTTTAGTTGCAAACTATTTAAAAATAGATATAAAAAGCATAAAAGATTCTTTAAAAACTCTTCCTCAAGTAGAACATAGACTTCAAAAAATTGAAGCAAATGGTAAAGTGATAATTGATGACTCATTTAATGGAAATTTTGAAGGAATGATTGAAGCTTTTAATCTTTGTAAAACTTACAGTGGAAGAAAGGTTATTATTACTCCAGGACTTGTTGAATCAACTATTGAAGCAAACAAAAAAATAGCTTTAAAAATAGATGAGGTTTTTGATTTTGTAATCTTAACTGGAAGTTTAAATATAGAGGTTTTAAGTCAAAATATAAATAAAGAGAAAGTTTTTATTTTAAAAGATAAATCGCAAATGCAAAATATATTAGCAAGTAGTACAAAAAGTGGTGATTTAATTCTATTTGCAAATGATGCACCTAATTTTATTTAA
- a CDS encoding type II secretion system protein GspD: MKNFARYSLFLILFFNLSFSNDNININFSKIDLNELIKISSKILKKDILISDKLDIKVDFVSNKTLNKDELLNILRAILNENNYVLEDFISFYKISRKESKIASKDDILIYELKNSEVENIYKILEEFLKNRSLNGDEKTLIVPNIESNSLIVFSNQKSLNSIKKLIDSLDKESLQVYIEAKIIEVNNELVDKVGVSYGISAASSSSGGIMALSTKLNGGSFAIDEAIGSLGIDIRNQNLKSGVSLAASLNLLKQKGALDIVSQPSILAINNKESFIYVGEKISMQTSSSLTDGGTSKSDYEREDVGLTLKVKPRISKDNKVALQISALLEAVKLNKVGAGDNPDTLKKEINTTAILNNGESVIIGGLIENKNENIEEKVPLLGDIPILGALFRNSVTLNKKSNLVIIVTPYIVPKDKGVSFIREKLSQLKDIEDIYLQKSLEDIEKKENKKEKVVQKQESQKSNNNRKDPMQTLIDSTNSSSDDFYNF, encoded by the coding sequence ATGAAAAATTTTGCAAGATACTCTCTATTTTTAATACTCTTTTTTAATCTTAGTTTCTCAAATGATAATATAAATATAAATTTCTCAAAAATTGACTTAAATGAACTTATAAAAATTAGTTCAAAGATACTCAAAAAAGATATTTTAATATCTGATAAATTAGATATTAAAGTTGATTTTGTATCAAATAAAACCCTAAATAAAGATGAACTTTTAAATATTTTAAGAGCAATCTTAAATGAAAACAACTATGTTTTAGAGGATTTTATCTCTTTTTATAAAATCTCAAGAAAAGAGTCAAAAATAGCTTCAAAAGATGATATTTTGATTTATGAACTAAAAAATAGTGAAGTTGAAAATATATATAAAATTTTAGAGGAATTTTTAAAAAATAGGAGTTTAAATGGTGATGAAAAAACTTTAATTGTTCCAAATATTGAATCAAACTCTTTGATTGTTTTTTCAAATCAAAAGAGTTTAAATAGTATAAAAAAGCTTATAGATAGTCTTGATAAAGAGAGTTTACAAGTATATATTGAAGCTAAGATTATAGAGGTTAATAATGAGCTTGTTGATAAGGTTGGAGTATCTTATGGAATAAGTGCAGCTTCAAGTTCAAGTGGTGGAATTATGGCATTAAGTACAAAGTTAAATGGTGGTTCATTTGCAATTGATGAAGCTATAGGAAGTTTGGGAATAGATATAAGAAATCAAAATTTAAAAAGTGGTGTATCTTTGGCTGCAAGTTTGAATTTGCTTAAACAAAAAGGTGCTTTGGATATTGTCTCACAACCTTCAATTTTAGCAATAAATAATAAAGAGAGCTTTATTTATGTTGGTGAAAAAATATCAATGCAAACTTCAAGTAGTTTAACAGATGGAGGTACATCTAAATCAGATTATGAAAGAGAAGATGTTGGATTAACTTTGAAAGTAAAACCTAGAATTTCAAAAGATAATAAAGTTGCTTTACAAATAAGCGCTTTGTTGGAGGCTGTAAAACTAAACAAAGTAGGAGCTGGTGACAATCCTGATACTTTGAAAAAAGAGATAAATACAACTGCAATTTTAAACAATGGAGAGAGTGTAATAATTGGTGGATTAATAGAGAATAAAAATGAAAATATAGAAGAAAAAGTTCCACTTTTAGGAGATATTCCAATTCTTGGGGCACTTTTTAGAAATAGTGTTACACTAAATAAAAAGAGCAATTTAGTGATTATAGTAACTCCATATATCGTTCCAAAAGATAAAGGAGTTAGTTTTATTCGAGAAAAACTTTCACAACTTAAAGATATAGAGGATATTTACTTACAAAAGAGTTTAGAAGATATTGAAAAAAAAGAGAACAAAAAAGAGAAAGTAGTACAAAAACAAGAGAGTCAAAAAAGCAACAATAATAGAAAAGATCCAATGCAAACATTAATAGATAGTACAAACTCTTCAAGCGATGATTTTTATAACTTTTGA
- the truD gene encoding tRNA pseudouridine(13) synthase TruD produces MQLQRYLNHSKIDVLFKQTKDDFVVNEVPLYEFSGDGEHLILKLRKKDLATWDAIEILANYLKCSTREFGYAGLKDKNAMTIQHISIHKKYEEALKNFSHENIKILETTYHNNKIKIGHLKGNNFFIRLKRVGLVEKRKIEEALGQIATYGMPNYFGFQRFGIDGENYKKGQAIVEGKLKERNRNLKQMFINAYQSYLFNSWLSKRIEISKLIETFEPKEIYEKLNLPLDEVKRAKKQPHPFKIITGDLLSHYPFGRIFIIDDLESESQKFFEKDRVPTGLLCGKRVKKSEGLAQEIEKEFDVQMGEDGARRFAFIFPENIQSNYKEDKNHMELNFYLPKGSYATEFIAEIIH; encoded by the coding sequence TTGCAATTACAAAGATATTTAAACCACTCAAAAATAGATGTACTTTTTAAACAAACGAAAGATGATTTTGTTGTAAATGAGGTACCTTTATATGAATTTAGTGGTGATGGTGAACATCTAATTTTAAAACTTAGAAAAAAAGATTTAGCAACTTGGGATGCTATAGAGATTTTAGCAAACTATTTGAAGTGTAGTACAAGAGAGTTTGGATATGCAGGACTTAAAGATAAAAATGCAATGACAATTCAGCATATTTCAATTCATAAAAAATATGAAGAGGCATTAAAAAATTTTAGTCATGAAAATATAAAAATTCTTGAAACAACTTATCATAATAATAAGATAAAAATTGGTCATTTAAAAGGAAACAACTTTTTTATTAGGCTAAAAAGAGTTGGATTAGTTGAAAAAAGAAAAATTGAAGAGGCTTTAGGACAAATTGCTACTTATGGTATGCCAAACTATTTCGGATTTCAAAGATTTGGAATTGATGGTGAAAACTACAAAAAAGGTCAAGCTATTGTTGAAGGAAAATTAAAAGAGAGAAATAGAAATTTAAAACAGATGTTTATAAATGCTTATCAAAGTTATCTTTTTAACTCTTGGCTTTCAAAGAGAATAGAGATTTCAAAACTAATAGAAACTTTTGAACCAAAAGAGATTTATGAAAAGTTAAATCTTCCACTTGATGAGGTAAAAAGAGCAAAAAAACAGCCTCATCCATTTAAAATTATTACAGGAGATTTACTCTCTCATTATCCATTTGGAAGAATATTTATAATTGATGATTTAGAGAGTGAGAGTCAAAAATTTTTTGAAAAAGATAGAGTTCCAACTGGACTTTTATGTGGAAAAAGAGTTAAGAAGTCTGAAGGTCTTGCACAAGAGATTGAAAAAGAGTTTGATGTGCAAATGGGTGAAGATGGAGCAAGAAGATTTGCTTTTATATTTCCAGAAAATATACAGAGTAATTATAAAGAGGATAAAAATCATATGGAATTAAATTTTTACCTTCCTAAAGGCTCATATGCAACGGAATTTATAGCTGAAATTATACATTAA
- a CDS encoding HIT family protein, producing the protein MEHLYAPWRYSYVSEEKIKDCVFCHILKNRSDEKYQVIFSDELCFVVMNKFPYSPGHIMVVPNFHTSNIEDLEDIVWQRVSKRVQEAVRLLKDIMPCEGVNIGMNLGRAAGAGIEQHVHYHLVPRWIGDTNFITTIAQTRVYPANFSDIFKKLKDKSKIYFK; encoded by the coding sequence ATGGAACATCTTTATGCACCTTGGAGATACTCATATGTTAGTGAAGAGAAGATTAAAGATTGTGTTTTTTGCCATATTTTAAAAAATAGAAGTGATGAGAAATATCAAGTAATTTTTAGTGATGAACTTTGTTTTGTAGTTATGAATAAATTTCCTTATAGTCCAGGTCATATTATGGTTGTACCAAATTTTCACACATCAAATATAGAGGATTTGGAAGATATTGTTTGGCAAAGAGTTTCAAAAAGGGTGCAAGAAGCTGTTAGGCTTTTGAAAGATATTATGCCTTGCGAGGGTGTTAATATTGGAATGAATTTAGGTCGTGCAGCTGGTGCTGGAATTGAGCAGCATGTTCACTATCATCTAGTTCCAAGATGGATAGGTGATACAAATTTTATTACAACAATAGCTCAAACTAGAGTATATCCAGCAAATTTTTCTGATATTTTTAAAAAGTTAAAAGATAAGTCAAAAATATATTTTAAATAA